A window of Deinococcus planocerae contains these coding sequences:
- a CDS encoding DUF6683 family protein — MRTVHRVITAGVLTLSLGFLSPVGAQIDPQSLSNTALSIYQTMHWNNVLSAKAQQDQALPGRPAPTPRGPTTFRPSPEVRKRNLAGFVAKTRAADPQGAAELERLFASTDVIGEIGKALAPSGLRTDDVADATAVYLVAAWYGVRGRDDDPSRAQLTAVRDQMARALANTPRFTAATDAQRQELAEAMLIQAALVSASVGAAKGQPAALGQVKAAVARGARATLNLDLTTVQLTDRGLQRGP, encoded by the coding sequence ATGAGAACGGTTCACCGGGTGATCACCGCGGGTGTGTTGACCCTTTCGCTGGGCTTCCTCTCACCGGTCGGGGCGCAGATCGATCCCCAGAGCCTGAGCAACACGGCCCTGAGCATCTACCAGACGATGCACTGGAACAACGTGCTGAGCGCCAAGGCCCAGCAGGATCAGGCGCTGCCGGGCCGCCCCGCCCCGACTCCGCGCGGGCCCACCACCTTCCGCCCCAGCCCGGAGGTCCGAAAACGGAACCTCGCGGGGTTCGTGGCGAAGACCCGCGCCGCCGATCCGCAGGGGGCCGCCGAGCTGGAGAGGCTCTTTGCCTCCACCGACGTGATCGGCGAGATCGGCAAGGCGCTCGCCCCCTCCGGGTTGAGGACCGACGACGTGGCCGACGCGACCGCCGTCTATCTCGTGGCCGCGTGGTACGGGGTGCGCGGGCGGGACGACGACCCCAGCCGGGCCCAGCTCACCGCCGTGCGCGACCAGATGGCGCGGGCGCTGGCGAACACGCCCCGGTTCACCGCCGCCACCGACGCGCAGAGGCAGGAACTCGCCGAGGCGATGCTGATCCAGGCCGCCCTCGTCAGCGCGTCGGTGGGCGCCGCGAAGGGCCAGCCGGCGGCGCTGGGACAGGTCAAGGCCGCCGTCGCCCGGGGGGCCCGCGCCACCCTCAACCTCGACCTGACCACGGTGCAGCTCACCGACCGGGGGCTGCAAAGGGGCCCGTGA
- a CDS encoding LacI family DNA-binding transcriptional regulator: MSTIQDVARLAGVSPTTAKRALREPGKLTPETLARVRAAIAELHYEPDVRAGSLRGGQSRTVGLVVGSIVEPFFAAFARTAGRTLQAAGYTLIISENEYSARLELPELQRLYGQRVAAILLRPGYGPESREYLGRLRDRGVFLFEYDYRPPDSPFPGLTLDNAAAMRGAVAYLHGLGHTRIAALGTFDPLVFPEERSRTFPEAMRERGLSVPAAYGRVALPSEDTAYALTHDLLGLPEPPTALIALTGTQAVGAFRAIRERGLTLPGDLSLLTFDNYPWTALVDPPVTVIEQPVEAMAEEAARAVIRALEGGGVAPGHRVMPGRLIVRRSCAAPLLHPARR, encoded by the coding sequence GTGTCCACGATTCAGGACGTCGCGCGGCTCGCGGGCGTCTCTCCCACCACCGCCAAGCGGGCCCTGCGCGAGCCCGGCAAGCTCACGCCCGAGACGCTCGCGCGGGTGCGGGCGGCGATTGCGGAGCTGCACTACGAGCCCGACGTGCGCGCGGGGAGCCTGCGGGGCGGGCAGAGCCGGACGGTGGGGCTGGTGGTGGGCAGCATCGTCGAGCCCTTTTTCGCCGCGTTCGCGCGCACGGCGGGGCGCACGCTCCAGGCGGCGGGCTACACCTTGATCATCAGCGAGAACGAGTACTCGGCGCGGCTGGAGCTGCCCGAGTTGCAGCGGCTCTACGGCCAGCGGGTCGCAGCGATCTTGCTGCGGCCTGGGTACGGCCCGGAGAGCCGCGAGTACCTGGGGCGGCTGCGGGACCGGGGCGTCTTCCTCTTCGAGTACGACTACAGGCCGCCGGACTCGCCCTTTCCGGGACTGACCCTCGACAACGCCGCCGCGATGCGGGGGGCGGTCGCGTACCTCCACGGGCTCGGCCACACCCGCATCGCGGCGCTGGGCACCTTTGACCCCCTCGTCTTCCCCGAGGAGCGGTCGCGCACCTTTCCGGAGGCGATGCGCGAGCGCGGCCTGAGCGTCCCGGCGGCCTACGGGCGCGTGGCCCTGCCGAGCGAGGACACCGCCTACGCCCTCACCCACGACCTGCTGGGCCTGCCCGAGCCGCCCACCGCATTGATCGCGCTGACGGGCACCCAGGCGGTGGGCGCCTTCCGGGCGATCCGGGAGCGGGGGCTCACGCTGCCGGGTGACCTCTCGCTGCTGACCTTCGACAACTACCCCTGGACCGCCCTGGTGGACCCGCCCGTCACCGTGATCGAGCAGCCCGTGGAGGCGATGGCCGAGGAGGCGGCGCGGGCCGTGATCCGGGCGCTGGAGGGCGGCGGGGTGGCCCCGGGTCACCGGGTGATGCCCGGGCGGCTGATCGTCCGCCGGAGCTGCGCCGCGCCGCTCCTCCACCCGGCGCGGCGCTGA
- a CDS encoding ABC transporter substrate-binding protein, whose product MRRLALLGLALCASAQAATTITIATVNNPDMVTMQRLTPEFTKKYPDINVKWVVLPENELRQKVTLDVASNAGSYDILTIGSYEVPIWARNGWLDPLTPLFQKNPNIAASYRVNDLLPAVRSALTVNNQLYAVPFYAESSMTFYNKDLFGKAGLTMPQNPTWQQVQGFASKIHNPSQGVYGICLRGLPGWGENMAFITTMVNTFGGRWFDQNWQAQLNTPAWKNALTFYVDTLKKYGPPGATSNGFTENLTLMSQGKCGMWVDATVAAGFLSDPASSKIVKSVGFANAPVGPGTPRGSNWFWSWNLAIPRSTKNEDAAFRFLTWATSPEYIGLVARTKGTWAAVPPGTRTSTYNNPNYKRAAGAFSGLVLSAINRADVTRPTKDPVPYTGIQYVSIPQFQALGTQVGQYMAGALSGQTSVDQALKQGQDAANRVAKEGGFQK is encoded by the coding sequence ATGAGAAGACTCGCCCTGCTCGGCCTCGCCCTGTGCGCCTCGGCCCAAGCGGCCACCACCATCACCATCGCCACGGTGAACAATCCCGACATGGTGACGATGCAGCGGCTCACCCCCGAATTCACGAAGAAGTACCCCGACATCAACGTGAAGTGGGTGGTCCTCCCCGAAAACGAGCTGCGGCAGAAAGTCACCCTCGACGTGGCGAGCAACGCGGGCAGCTACGACATCCTCACCATCGGCTCGTACGAGGTGCCGATCTGGGCGAGGAACGGCTGGCTCGACCCCCTCACGCCCCTGTTCCAGAAGAACCCGAACATCGCCGCCTCGTACCGGGTGAACGACCTGCTGCCCGCCGTGCGGAGCGCCCTGACGGTGAACAACCAGCTCTACGCCGTGCCCTTCTACGCCGAGTCGAGCATGACCTTTTACAACAAGGACCTGTTCGGGAAAGCGGGGCTCACCATGCCGCAGAACCCCACCTGGCAACAGGTGCAGGGCTTCGCCAGCAAGATTCACAACCCCTCGCAGGGCGTGTACGGCATCTGCCTGCGCGGGCTGCCCGGCTGGGGCGAGAACATGGCCTTCATCACCACCATGGTCAACACCTTCGGCGGACGCTGGTTCGACCAGAACTGGCAGGCGCAGCTCAACACCCCCGCGTGGAAAAACGCCCTGACCTTCTACGTGGACACCCTCAAAAAGTACGGCCCCCCCGGCGCGACGAGCAACGGCTTTACCGAGAACCTCACCCTGATGAGCCAGGGCAAGTGCGGCATGTGGGTGGACGCGACCGTGGCGGCGGGCTTCCTGAGTGACCCCGCGTCCTCCAAGATCGTGAAGTCGGTGGGCTTTGCCAACGCGCCCGTCGGCCCCGGCACCCCGCGCGGCAGCAACTGGTTCTGGTCTTGGAACCTGGCGATCCCCCGGAGCACCAAAAACGAGGACGCCGCCTTCCGGTTCCTGACCTGGGCCACCAGCCCCGAGTACATCGGCCTCGTCGCCCGGACGAAGGGCACCTGGGCCGCCGTGCCCCCCGGCACCCGCACGAGCACCTACAACAACCCCAACTACAAGCGGGCGGCGGGGGCTTTCAGCGGCCTCGTGCTGAGCGCCATCAACCGCGCCGACGTGACGCGGCCCACCAAGGACCCGGTGCCCTACACCGGCATCCAGTACGTGTCGATCCCGCAGTTCCAGGCACTCGGCACCCAGGTCGGGCAGTACATGGCGGGGGCCCTGAGCGGCCAGACCTCGGTCGACCAGGCGCTGAAGCAGGGGCAAGACGCCGCCAACCGGGTCGCCAAGGAGGGCGGGTTCCAGAAGTAA
- a CDS encoding carbohydrate ABC transporter permease gives MTTVQSLPTTATRVPPAPKRGSRLTPAALIWPAMLYLILTTQVPFFMTVYYSFFRYNLVDPASRPFIGLANYQTLLTDPQNLRILLNTVVLAGGTLILTLIIGAALALLLNRQFLGRTVLRTLLISSFLVMPLVTAVIWKNMLLSPTSGFFAWVAQSLGLAPVDWLGQFPMFSVIVMITWEWTPFAALILLTGLQSLPDDQIEAARLDGASPWQEFQHIVLPHWTQAIQVVVLMETVALLQVYGEIYGSTSGGPGIATTNLPYFIYQKAFAEYNIGLASAAGVLTVILTNILAVYLLRLIGRTTAHHRGG, from the coding sequence ATGACCACGGTTCAGTCCCTGCCCACCACGGCGACGCGGGTGCCGCCCGCGCCCAAACGCGGCAGCCGGCTCACCCCCGCCGCCCTGATCTGGCCCGCGATGCTGTACCTGATCCTGACGACGCAGGTGCCGTTTTTCATGACGGTGTACTACTCGTTTTTCCGGTACAACCTCGTGGATCCAGCGAGCCGCCCCTTCATTGGGCTGGCGAACTACCAGACGCTGCTGACCGATCCCCAGAACCTGCGCATCCTGCTCAACACGGTCGTGCTCGCGGGCGGCACCCTGATCCTGACGCTGATCATCGGCGCGGCGCTCGCGCTGCTGCTCAACCGCCAGTTCCTGGGGCGGACGGTGCTGCGCACCCTGCTGATCTCCTCGTTTCTGGTGATGCCCCTCGTGACCGCCGTGATCTGGAAGAACATGCTGCTGAGCCCCACCTCGGGCTTTTTCGCCTGGGTGGCGCAGAGCCTGGGCCTGGCGCCCGTGGACTGGCTGGGCCAGTTTCCCATGTTCTCGGTCATCGTGATGATCACCTGGGAGTGGACCCCCTTCGCGGCGCTGATCCTGCTCACCGGCCTGCAAAGCCTGCCCGACGACCAGATCGAGGCCGCGCGGCTCGACGGCGCCTCGCCCTGGCAGGAGTTCCAGCACATCGTCTTGCCGCACTGGACGCAGGCGATCCAGGTGGTCGTCTTGATGGAGACCGTCGCCCTGCTTCAGGTGTACGGCGAGATCTACGGCTCGACCTCGGGCGGCCCGGGCATCGCCACGACGAACCTGCCGTACTTCATCTACCAGAAGGCCTTCGCCGAGTACAACATCGGTCTGGCGAGCGCGGCGGGGGTGCTCACCGTGATCCTGACGAATATCCTGGCCGTGTACCTGCTGAGGCTGATCGGCCGCACGACCGCCCACCACCGGGGAGGCTGA
- a CDS encoding carbohydrate ABC transporter permease: protein MTTVPRSQPTSRAGRTVSDRHRARNIVLTVITYLIVLAFLFPLAWMILNAFKTEAQAFATPPVFFFTPIWDNFQRALPSYLPALANSLVAAVGSTLLAFILGLPAAFALAVYPTRRAQGVLTWMLSTKFMPAVGVIVPIFLLFRNLGLLDTRLGLILMYTTMNLPLVVWMMHSYMSEIPFAIYEAAKVDGASVSQEFFRIALPLSMPGVAATALLALIFAWNEVFFALNLTSADAAPLSVFIGEFKTSQGLFWAQLSAAATLVVLPVLVFGWIAQRQLVRGLSFGAVK from the coding sequence ATGACCACGGTTCCCAGATCACAGCCCACCTCCCGGGCAGGCCGCACCGTCAGCGACCGCCACCGGGCGCGCAACATCGTGCTCACCGTGATCACCTACCTGATCGTGCTGGCCTTTCTCTTTCCGCTCGCGTGGATGATCCTGAACGCCTTCAAGACCGAGGCGCAGGCCTTCGCCACGCCGCCGGTCTTTTTCTTTACACCGATTTGGGACAACTTCCAGCGGGCGCTGCCGAGCTACCTGCCCGCGCTGGCGAACTCGCTGGTCGCGGCGGTGGGCTCGACCCTGCTCGCCTTCATTCTGGGACTGCCCGCCGCCTTCGCGCTCGCGGTGTACCCCACCCGCCGGGCGCAGGGGGTCCTGACCTGGATGCTCTCGACGAAGTTCATGCCCGCGGTCGGCGTGATCGTGCCCATCTTCTTGCTCTTCCGCAACCTGGGGCTGCTCGACACGCGGCTGGGCCTGATCCTGATGTACACGACGATGAACCTGCCGCTGGTCGTGTGGATGATGCACTCGTACATGTCCGAGATACCGTTTGCCATCTACGAGGCCGCGAAGGTGGACGGGGCCTCGGTGAGTCAGGAATTCTTCCGCATCGCGCTGCCGCTCTCCATGCCGGGGGTCGCGGCGACGGCGCTGCTCGCCCTGATCTTCGCGTGGAACGAGGTGTTCTTCGCCCTGAACCTGACCTCGGCGGACGCCGCGCCGCTGAGCGTGTTCATCGGCGAGTTCAAGACCAGCCAGGGCCTGTTCTGGGCCCAGCTCAGCGCCGCCGCCACCCTGGTCGTGTTGCCGGTGCTCGTCTTCGGCTGGATCGCCCAGCGCCAGCTCGTGCGCGGCCTGAGCTTCGGGGCGGTGAAGTAA
- a CDS encoding mannitol dehydrogenase family protein, protein MVKLALSTLHALGPGVAVPAYDPRALTPGIVHFGVGAFHRSHEAMYLDRLLGAGQGDGWGICGVGVLPSDVRMRDVLAAQDGLYTLVTRSPESTSEARIIGAIREFLFAPDDPGKVLDRLADPATRIVSLTVTEGGYSVSPATGEFDPTGEDIAHDLGTDGAPRTVFGLITEGLRRRRERGLAPFTVMSCDNLQGNGHVTRRALTSFARLKDPELGEWMAGHVAFPNSMVDRITPATTDADRRAVETEYGVEDGWPVVAETFTQWVLEDSFTLGRPALEQVGVQVVADVEPYELMKLRLLNASHQAAGYLGLLAGYTLVHEVCQDPPFARFLLDYMTREATPTLRPVPGIDLDAYRHELIARFSNAAIRDTLARLIVDSSERIPKFLLPVVREQLSRGGEVEHAALVVAAWSLYLEAVTRGDGAAVDLPPLHDQRAEALAGAVRREAEEPGAFLGLREVFGDLGEDERFRGAYLEARERLHLGGPLGAMRALRDGPGGPLPANTGSVLTSTPQR, encoded by the coding sequence ATGGTCAAACTCGCCCTATCCACGCTCCACGCCCTCGGTCCGGGAGTGGCCGTTCCCGCCTACGACCCACGGGCGCTGACCCCGGGCATCGTCCACTTCGGGGTGGGGGCCTTCCACCGCTCGCACGAGGCCATGTACCTCGACCGCCTGCTGGGCGCCGGGCAGGGTGACGGCTGGGGCATCTGCGGGGTGGGCGTCTTGCCCTCCGACGTGCGGATGCGGGACGTGCTCGCCGCCCAGGACGGGCTCTACACCCTGGTCACCCGGTCGCCGGAGAGCACGTCGGAGGCGCGGATCATCGGCGCGATCCGCGAGTTCCTGTTCGCCCCGGACGACCCCGGGAAGGTGCTGGACAGGCTGGCCGACCCCGCCACCCGCATCGTCTCGCTCACCGTCACCGAGGGCGGCTACAGCGTCAGCCCCGCGACGGGCGAGTTCGACCCCACGGGCGAGGACATCGCCCACGACCTCGGAACGGACGGGGCGCCCCGGACGGTCTTCGGCCTCATCACCGAGGGGCTGCGGCGCCGCCGGGAGCGCGGCCTGGCGCCCTTCACGGTGATGTCGTGCGACAACCTCCAGGGCAACGGCCACGTGACGCGCCGGGCGCTGACCTCGTTCGCCCGCCTCAAAGACCCGGAGCTGGGCGAGTGGATGGCCGGGCACGTCGCCTTCCCGAACTCGATGGTGGACCGCATCACGCCCGCGACGACCGACGCGGACCGCCGGGCCGTCGAGACCGAGTACGGCGTCGAGGACGGCTGGCCGGTGGTGGCCGAGACCTTTACCCAGTGGGTGCTGGAAGACAGCTTCACCCTCGGGCGGCCCGCGCTCGAACAGGTGGGCGTGCAGGTCGTGGCCGACGTGGAGCCCTACGAGCTGATGAAGCTGCGGCTGCTCAACGCCTCGCACCAGGCCGCCGGGTACCTCGGTTTGCTCGCCGGGTATACCCTCGTCCACGAGGTCTGTCAGGACCCGCCCTTCGCCCGCTTCCTGCTGGACTACATGACCCGCGAGGCCACGCCCACCCTGCGCCCGGTGCCCGGCATCGACCTGGACGCCTACCGCCACGAGCTGATCGCCCGCTTCTCGAACGCGGCGATCCGCGACACCCTGGCGCGGCTGATCGTGGACAGCTCCGAGCGCATCCCCAAGTTCCTGCTGCCCGTCGTGCGCGAGCAACTGAGCCGGGGGGGCGAGGTCGAACACGCGGCCCTCGTCGTCGCGGCCTGGAGCCTTTACCTGGAGGCGGTCACGCGCGGGGACGGCGCGGCGGTCGATCTGCCGCCCCTGCACGACCAGCGTGCGGAAGCCCTGGCCGGGGCGGTGCGGCGGGAGGCGGAGGAGCCCGGGGCCTTCCTGGGGCTGCGGGAGGTCTTCGGAGACCTGGGCGAGGACGAACGCTTCCGGGGGGCGTACCTGGAGGCCCGCGAGCGCCTGCACCTGGGGGGGCCCCTCGGGGCGATGCGGGCGCTGCGAGATGGACCAGGTGGACCGCTGCCCGCGAACACCGGCTCCGTCCTGACCTCCACCCCGCAGCGGTGA
- a CDS encoding NAD(P)-dependent alcohol dehydrogenase has product MTASDSSPRSSRTSVLHGLRDLRWETREVAPPGPREVRVRVRRIGVCGSDVHYYTHGRIGPFVVEAPLVLGHEVMGVVDAVGEGVTRVRPGDRVALEPGFPCRRCAYCKRGEYNLCPEMTFMATPPVHGALSEHVLWPDDFAFPLPDALSDDAGALIEPLAVGVWAARKGAVSPGQSVAVFGSGPIGCTTLQAARAAGATTLIAVDLEDFRLDLARRVGATHTVNARHEDPIPRIREITRSDLPETHAGVDVAFETAGSLPTTRLSLAAPRPGGTTVLVGLPPDPEVSLDLVAAASREVNIRGVFRYANCYPAAIALVESGAVNLDALVTHRYAFERTPEAFEFADREKQTSMKVMIDVG; this is encoded by the coding sequence ATGACCGCCTCCGATTCCTCTCCCCGCTCCTCCCGCACCAGCGTCCTGCACGGCCTGCGCGACCTGCGCTGGGAGACGCGCGAGGTGGCCCCCCCCGGTCCCCGCGAGGTCCGCGTGCGTGTGCGGCGCATCGGTGTGTGTGGCAGCGACGTGCACTACTACACGCACGGGAGAATCGGCCCGTTCGTGGTGGAGGCTCCCCTCGTCCTCGGCCACGAGGTGATGGGCGTGGTGGACGCGGTGGGCGAGGGGGTGACCCGCGTGAGGCCGGGCGACCGGGTGGCGCTGGAACCTGGCTTCCCCTGCCGCCGCTGCGCCTACTGCAAGCGCGGCGAGTACAACCTCTGCCCGGAGATGACCTTCATGGCGACCCCGCCCGTCCACGGCGCGCTCTCCGAGCACGTCCTCTGGCCCGACGACTTCGCCTTCCCCCTCCCCGACGCTCTCAGCGACGACGCGGGCGCCCTGATCGAGCCCCTGGCGGTCGGCGTGTGGGCCGCGCGCAAGGGGGCGGTGTCTCCGGGGCAGAGCGTCGCGGTCTTCGGCTCCGGGCCCATCGGCTGCACCACCCTGCAAGCGGCGAGAGCGGCTGGGGCGACCACCCTCATCGCCGTCGACCTGGAGGACTTCCGCCTCGACCTCGCCCGCCGGGTGGGCGCGACGCACACGGTCAACGCGCGGCACGAGGACCCCATCCCCCGCATCCGGGAGATCACCCGCTCCGACCTCCCGGAGACGCACGCCGGGGTGGACGTAGCCTTCGAGACGGCAGGGAGCCTGCCGACCACCCGCCTGAGCCTCGCCGCACCCCGGCCCGGCGGCACGACCGTCCTCGTGGGGTTGCCGCCCGACCCGGAGGTGAGCCTCGACCTCGTGGCGGCGGCGAGCCGTGAGGTCAACATCCGGGGCGTGTTCCGATACGCGAACTGCTACCCGGCGGCCATCGCGCTTGTCGAGAGCGGGGCCGTGAACCTCGACGCGCTCGTGACCCACCGCTACGCCTTCGAGCGGACGCCGGAAGCTTTCGAGTTCGCCGACCGCGAAAAGCAGACGAGCATGAAGGTCATGATCGACGTGGGCTGA